Proteins found in one Panicum hallii strain FIL2 chromosome 4, PHallii_v3.1, whole genome shotgun sequence genomic segment:
- the LOC112889266 gene encoding RNA polymerase I termination factor-like isoform X2: MERGSAAEYSEVKAVIGSNEEKKGQRSKKDKGQRKRKKDKAKGHGGDGDRSIESDDKNHSVEMEHAEVSAKMAEKPCSEHAEVIMSKRDAKKDRKKKKRNKEVDTISQKQIPDANDGSVGSEYVEMNKGEGEHDSTSKKGKRKHRDGETSSNGSCDQIVSGGDKKRKWKEPSVTLEEGNDVDVSKMGQNTEGKKKRRKERDNIAVDLSQNTPAGDGKNCNEEKKTSKDDNDGGKSRKVNMARRKDKGKRVSFTDDVEVFNIDGDGADEEGDGSGDSGLVHGKRFTPEEDAKLMEAIEKYAQMKQLGEKGLEMIRASMKHPELRGCWAEIATSLPHRPQMAVYKRARILLYRSAERKWTQEEYEIVRRFVEKNGTTWKELATDLGKSEIHVKDTWRRMKPKNLKKGSWTQDEYQNLFDLVNLDLRVKAHQKIAPSHRQLRDNISWEAISEKLTTRSNKDCCLKWYQQLASPLVKEGIWADTDDYLLMEALQKVDAVCVEDVDWERLLDHRSGELCRQRWNQMVRMIGGHREKPFIEQVEVLARRYCQEMLDYRKAESADLSPDELTGGTD, translated from the exons ATGGAAAGAGGTTCTGCTGCAGAGTACAGTGAGGTAAAGGCTGTGATAGGCAGCAACGAGGAGAAAAAAGGCCAGAGGAGCAAGAAAGACAAGGGGCAGAGAAAGAGGAAGAAAGATAAGGCCAAGGGTCATGGAGGCGATGGCGATAGATCAATTGAATCTGATGACAAGAATCATAGTGTTGAGATGGAGCATGCTGAAGTGTCAGCCAAGATGGCTGAAAAACCGTGCTCGGAGCATGCAGAGGTCATTATGAGCAAAAGGGATGCGAAGAAAGAcaggaagaaaaagaagagaaataaGGAGGTTGATACTATCAGCCAGAAGCAGATACCTGATGCTAATGATGGAAGTGTTGGGTCAGAGTATGTAGAAATGAACAAAGGAGAAGGAGAACATGATAGTACGTCAAAGAAGGGCAAACGGAAGCACCGGGATGGCGAAACATCCTCAAATGGTTCTTGTGATCAAATTGTTTCAGGGGGTGATAAGAAGAGGAAATGGAAGGAACCTTCAGTTACCTTGGAAGAGGGCAATGACGTTGACGTGTCAAAGATGGGGCAAAACACAGAGGGCAAGAAAAAgaggagaaaggagagagatAATATTGCTGTAGACCTAAGTCAGAATACACCAGCTGGAGATGGCAAGAATTGCAACGAAGAGAAAAAAACGAGTAAGGATGACAATGATGGTGGCAAAAGCAGAAAAGTTAACATGGCACGTCGAAAGGACAAGGGTAAACGAGTGAGCTTCACTGATGATGTGGAGGTGTTTAATATAGATGGTGATGGTGCTGATGAAGAGGGTGATGGGAGTGGTGATTCTGGACTGGTGCATGGCAAACGGTTTACCCCTGAGGAAGATGCGAAACTAATGGAAGCCATCGAAAAATATGCACAG ATGAAGCAATTGGGAGAGAAAGGGTTAGAGATGATTCGGGCTAGCATGAAACATCCAGAGCTCAGGGGTTGTTGGGCTGAAATAG CAACATCATTACCTCATCGACCACAAATGGCCGTATACAAACGAGCACGAATTTTACTTTATAGGAGTGCCGAACGTAAATGGACTCAAGAGGAGTACGAGATAGTTCGACG GTTCGTTGAAAAGAATGGCACAACTTGGAAGGAACTGGCAACAGACCTTGGAAAGAGTGAAATCCATGTAAAAGATACTTGGAGACGAATGAAacccaaaaatttaaaaaaag GGTCTTGGACTCAGGATGAATACCAAAACTTGTTTGATCTGGTAAATTTGGACTTGCGTGTGAAAGCTCACCAAAAGATCGCTCCTAGTCATCGCCAG CTGAGAGATAACATTTCCTGGGAGGCCATCAGTGAAAAATTAACCACCCGTAGTAACAAGGACTGCTGCTTGAAGTG GTACCAGCAATTAGCATCGCCACTGGTTAAAGAAGGAATCTGGGCAGATACTGATGATTATCTGTTGATGGAAGC GCTTCAAAAGGTGGATGCTGTTTGTGTTGAAGATGTTGACTGGGAGAGACTTCTTGATCACAG ATCTGGGGAGCTTTGCCGTCAGCGGTGGAACCAGATGGTCCGCATGATCGGTGGCCACAGAGAGAAGCCTTTTATCGAGCAAGTGGAAGTGCTTGCGAGGCGGTACTGCCAAGAAATGCTTGATTACAGGAAAGCTGAATCGGCTGATTTGTCGCCAGACGAACTTACTGGAGGAACTGACTAG
- the LOC112889266 gene encoding RNA polymerase I termination factor-like isoform X1, which yields MRVSADSGYGRRFVPVADCGRGCGYGFRYADTDIQTSIGMERGSAAEYSEVKAVIGSNEEKKGQRSKKDKGQRKRKKDKAKGHGGDGDRSIESDDKNHSVEMEHAEVSAKMAEKPCSEHAEVIMSKRDAKKDRKKKKRNKEVDTISQKQIPDANDGSVGSEYVEMNKGEGEHDSTSKKGKRKHRDGETSSNGSCDQIVSGGDKKRKWKEPSVTLEEGNDVDVSKMGQNTEGKKKRRKERDNIAVDLSQNTPAGDGKNCNEEKKTSKDDNDGGKSRKVNMARRKDKGKRVSFTDDVEVFNIDGDGADEEGDGSGDSGLVHGKRFTPEEDAKLMEAIEKYAQMKQLGEKGLEMIRASMKHPELRGCWAEIATSLPHRPQMAVYKRARILLYRSAERKWTQEEYEIVRRFVEKNGTTWKELATDLGKSEIHVKDTWRRMKPKNLKKGSWTQDEYQNLFDLVNLDLRVKAHQKIAPSHRQLRDNISWEAISEKLTTRSNKDCCLKWYQQLASPLVKEGIWADTDDYLLMEALQKVDAVCVEDVDWERLLDHRSGELCRQRWNQMVRMIGGHREKPFIEQVEVLARRYCQEMLDYRKAESADLSPDELTGGTD from the exons ATGCGGGTATCCGCGGATAGCGGATACGGGCGTCGTTTCGTGCCCGTGGCGGATTGCGGGCGCGGGTGCGGGTACGGATTTCGGTACGCGGATACGGATATACAAA CATCAATAGGCATGGAAAGAGGTTCTGCTGCAGAGTACAGTGAGGTAAAGGCTGTGATAGGCAGCAACGAGGAGAAAAAAGGCCAGAGGAGCAAGAAAGACAAGGGGCAGAGAAAGAGGAAGAAAGATAAGGCCAAGGGTCATGGAGGCGATGGCGATAGATCAATTGAATCTGATGACAAGAATCATAGTGTTGAGATGGAGCATGCTGAAGTGTCAGCCAAGATGGCTGAAAAACCGTGCTCGGAGCATGCAGAGGTCATTATGAGCAAAAGGGATGCGAAGAAAGAcaggaagaaaaagaagagaaataaGGAGGTTGATACTATCAGCCAGAAGCAGATACCTGATGCTAATGATGGAAGTGTTGGGTCAGAGTATGTAGAAATGAACAAAGGAGAAGGAGAACATGATAGTACGTCAAAGAAGGGCAAACGGAAGCACCGGGATGGCGAAACATCCTCAAATGGTTCTTGTGATCAAATTGTTTCAGGGGGTGATAAGAAGAGGAAATGGAAGGAACCTTCAGTTACCTTGGAAGAGGGCAATGACGTTGACGTGTCAAAGATGGGGCAAAACACAGAGGGCAAGAAAAAgaggagaaaggagagagatAATATTGCTGTAGACCTAAGTCAGAATACACCAGCTGGAGATGGCAAGAATTGCAACGAAGAGAAAAAAACGAGTAAGGATGACAATGATGGTGGCAAAAGCAGAAAAGTTAACATGGCACGTCGAAAGGACAAGGGTAAACGAGTGAGCTTCACTGATGATGTGGAGGTGTTTAATATAGATGGTGATGGTGCTGATGAAGAGGGTGATGGGAGTGGTGATTCTGGACTGGTGCATGGCAAACGGTTTACCCCTGAGGAAGATGCGAAACTAATGGAAGCCATCGAAAAATATGCACAG ATGAAGCAATTGGGAGAGAAAGGGTTAGAGATGATTCGGGCTAGCATGAAACATCCAGAGCTCAGGGGTTGTTGGGCTGAAATAG CAACATCATTACCTCATCGACCACAAATGGCCGTATACAAACGAGCACGAATTTTACTTTATAGGAGTGCCGAACGTAAATGGACTCAAGAGGAGTACGAGATAGTTCGACG GTTCGTTGAAAAGAATGGCACAACTTGGAAGGAACTGGCAACAGACCTTGGAAAGAGTGAAATCCATGTAAAAGATACTTGGAGACGAATGAAacccaaaaatttaaaaaaag GGTCTTGGACTCAGGATGAATACCAAAACTTGTTTGATCTGGTAAATTTGGACTTGCGTGTGAAAGCTCACCAAAAGATCGCTCCTAGTCATCGCCAG CTGAGAGATAACATTTCCTGGGAGGCCATCAGTGAAAAATTAACCACCCGTAGTAACAAGGACTGCTGCTTGAAGTG GTACCAGCAATTAGCATCGCCACTGGTTAAAGAAGGAATCTGGGCAGATACTGATGATTATCTGTTGATGGAAGC GCTTCAAAAGGTGGATGCTGTTTGTGTTGAAGATGTTGACTGGGAGAGACTTCTTGATCACAG ATCTGGGGAGCTTTGCCGTCAGCGGTGGAACCAGATGGTCCGCATGATCGGTGGCCACAGAGAGAAGCCTTTTATCGAGCAAGTGGAAGTGCTTGCGAGGCGGTACTGCCAAGAAATGCTTGATTACAGGAAAGCTGAATCGGCTGATTTGTCGCCAGACGAACTTACTGGAGGAACTGACTAG
- the LOC112889298 gene encoding SPX domain-containing membrane protein Os06g0129400 isoform X2: MIEKIVLFLLEQQGMLASRIEKLAKQRAILQEQPDISGIAELREAYREVGLDLIKLLKFVDLNATGIRKILKKFDKRFGYRFTDYYVTSRSNHPYSQLQQVFKHVGVGAVVGALSRNLAELQERQGSYLSIYDQPSSALKDPIIDMINSSVDKLTRSTNFLRFLGQHALIVDEESPSTAGEEEIEDQKYHFMSLMLNLVNTFLYMVNTYIIVPTADDYSVSLGAASTVCGVVIGSMAVAQIFSSVYFSAWSNKSYFKPLIFSSIVLFLGNVCYAIAYDMKSLTVLIIGRLLCGMGSARAVNRRYISDCVPARIRMQASAGFVSASALGMACGPALAGLLQWKFKIYMVTFNQATLPGWVMAVAWLLYLVWLSFSFKEPNRATEVNDATQNPASGQRVDIGQLENGLARPLLTDAENKQNGDEDEEIDDSEEAAEDSRKPATSIGSAYRLLTPSVKVQLLIYFMLKYAMEILLSESSVITNHYFSWNTSAVAIFLAILGLTVLPVNAVVGTYISNMFEDRQLLMVSQITLLVGIIFSFKVTSRYSVVQYVASALITFVSAEVLEGVNLSLLSSVMSSRLSRGTYNGGLLSTEAGTLARVVADCTITAAGYLGVGKLLNITLLPSLVICATSITCTFLTYNSLF; encoded by the exons ATG ATCGAGAAGATTGTCCTGTTTCTGTTGGAACAACAAGGAATGTTGGCAAGCAGGATTGAGAAGTTAGCAAAGCAACGGGCAATACTACAAGAGCAGCCTGATATATCTGGCATTGCTGAGTTGCGAGAAGCTTATAGGGAAGTTGGTCTGGATCTCATCAAACTTCTCAAGTTCGTTGATCTTAATGCAACTGGCATTCGGAAAATCTTGAAGAAGTTTGATAAACGGTTTGGTTACAGATTTACTGATTACTATGTGACTAGTAGATCAAATCACCCCTACTCTCAGCTACAGCAGGTCTTCAAGCATGTG GGTGTAGGAGCTGTTGTAGGAGCCTTGTCACGTAACCTTGCTGAACTACAGGAGCGTCAAGGAAGTTATTTATCAATTTATGATCAGCCATCTTCTGCTCTTAAG GACCCAATCATTGATATGATAAATTCGTCAGTGGATAAGTTAACACGCTCAACTAATTTTCTTCGATTTTTGGGGCAACATGCCCTGATTGTGGATGAGGAGTCTCCTAGCACTGCAGGGGAGGAAGAAATAGAAGATCAAAAATACCATTTCATGTCCCTTATGTTGAACCTGGTGAACACATTCCTTTACATGGTCAACACATACATCATTGTGCCAACTGCAGATGACTACTCAGTGAGCCTTGGGGCTGCTTCCACTGTTTGTGGTGTTGTTATTGGTTCAATGGCTGTTGCACAAATATTTTCCTCGGTTTACTTCAGCGCATGGTCCAACAAGTCATATTTCAAACCACTTATTTTCAGCAGTATTGTTCTTTTCTTGGGGAATGTATGTTATGCAATAGCATATGATATGAAGTCCCTCACAGTCCTTATTATTGGCCGTCTACTCTGTGG GATGGGTTCTGCAAGAGCTGTAAATCGCCGGTATATTAGTGATTGTGTCCCTGCAAGGATACGCATGCAAGCTTCAGCAGGATTTGTTAGCGCAAGTGCACTTGGCATGGCCTGTGGGCCAGCACTAGCTGGTCTACTTCAGTGGAAATTTAAGATCTACATGGTTACCTTCAATCAAGCAACCCTACCTGGTTGGGTGATGGCAGTTGCATGGCTATTGTACTTAGTCTGGCTATCATTCTCGTTCAAGGAACCAAACCGTGCTACTGAGGTGAATGATGCCACACAAAATCCTGCTTCTG GACAAAGGGTGGATATTGGGCAACTGGAAAATGGACTTGCACGACCGCTGCTCACGGACGCCGAAAATAAACAAAATGGAGATGAAGATGAAGAAATTGATGATAGTGAAGAAGCTGCAGAAGATTCTCGCAAGCCTGCAACATCAATTGGCTCAGCGTACAGATTGCTTACTCCATCAGTAAAG GTTCAATTGTTGATATACTTCATGCTCAAATATGCAATGGAGATTTTACTTTCAGAGTCCAGTGTTATCACCAATCACTATTTCAGTTGGAACACAAGCGCAGTGGCAATCTTTCTAGCAATCCTTGGGTTGACAGTCCTTCCTGTTAATGCAGTTGTTGGAACATACATCAGCAATATGTTTGAGGACAG GCAACTCCTGATGGTATCCCAAATTACTTTGCTAGTAGGCATTATTTTCAGCTTCAAAGTTACGAGCAGGTATTCAGTCGTCCAGTATGTTGCCTCAGCACTCATCACGTTTGTTTCTGCTGAAGTTCTTGAAG GCGTGAACCTCTCACTCCTATCAAGCGTGATGTCGTCCCGCCTCTCCCGTGGCACCTACAACGGTGGGCTCCTCTCGACGGAGGCCGGGACCCTGGCGAGGGTGGTCGCCGACTGCACCATCACGGCCGCAGGGTACCTGGGCGTGGGGAAGCTCCTAAACATCACCCTGCTGCCGTCCCTGGTGATCTGCGCAACGTCCATCACGTGCACCTTCCTGACGTACAACTCGCTCTTCTAA
- the LOC112889298 gene encoding SPX domain-containing membrane protein Os06g0129400 isoform X1: MVNFGKKLMADQIPEWKGYYINYKLMKKKVKQYGQQLQQGEKDRRRVLKDFSKMLDDQIEKIVLFLLEQQGMLASRIEKLAKQRAILQEQPDISGIAELREAYREVGLDLIKLLKFVDLNATGIRKILKKFDKRFGYRFTDYYVTSRSNHPYSQLQQVFKHVGVGAVVGALSRNLAELQERQGSYLSIYDQPSSALKDPIIDMINSSVDKLTRSTNFLRFLGQHALIVDEESPSTAGEEEIEDQKYHFMSLMLNLVNTFLYMVNTYIIVPTADDYSVSLGAASTVCGVVIGSMAVAQIFSSVYFSAWSNKSYFKPLIFSSIVLFLGNVCYAIAYDMKSLTVLIIGRLLCGMGSARAVNRRYISDCVPARIRMQASAGFVSASALGMACGPALAGLLQWKFKIYMVTFNQATLPGWVMAVAWLLYLVWLSFSFKEPNRATEVNDATQNPASGQRVDIGQLENGLARPLLTDAENKQNGDEDEEIDDSEEAAEDSRKPATSIGSAYRLLTPSVKVQLLIYFMLKYAMEILLSESSVITNHYFSWNTSAVAIFLAILGLTVLPVNAVVGTYISNMFEDRQLLMVSQITLLVGIIFSFKVTSRYSVVQYVASALITFVSAEVLEGVNLSLLSSVMSSRLSRGTYNGGLLSTEAGTLARVVADCTITAAGYLGVGKLLNITLLPSLVICATSITCTFLTYNSLF; encoded by the exons ATGGTTAACTTCGGGAAAAAGTTGATGGCCGATCAAATTCCAGAATGGAAAGG ATATTATATAAATTACAAGTTGATGAAGAAGAAAGTTAAACAGTATGGCCAGCAGCTCCAACAGGGTGAGAAAGATCGTCGCCGGGTTCTCAAAGATTTCTCTAAGATGCTTGATGATCAG ATCGAGAAGATTGTCCTGTTTCTGTTGGAACAACAAGGAATGTTGGCAAGCAGGATTGAGAAGTTAGCAAAGCAACGGGCAATACTACAAGAGCAGCCTGATATATCTGGCATTGCTGAGTTGCGAGAAGCTTATAGGGAAGTTGGTCTGGATCTCATCAAACTTCTCAAGTTCGTTGATCTTAATGCAACTGGCATTCGGAAAATCTTGAAGAAGTTTGATAAACGGTTTGGTTACAGATTTACTGATTACTATGTGACTAGTAGATCAAATCACCCCTACTCTCAGCTACAGCAGGTCTTCAAGCATGTG GGTGTAGGAGCTGTTGTAGGAGCCTTGTCACGTAACCTTGCTGAACTACAGGAGCGTCAAGGAAGTTATTTATCAATTTATGATCAGCCATCTTCTGCTCTTAAG GACCCAATCATTGATATGATAAATTCGTCAGTGGATAAGTTAACACGCTCAACTAATTTTCTTCGATTTTTGGGGCAACATGCCCTGATTGTGGATGAGGAGTCTCCTAGCACTGCAGGGGAGGAAGAAATAGAAGATCAAAAATACCATTTCATGTCCCTTATGTTGAACCTGGTGAACACATTCCTTTACATGGTCAACACATACATCATTGTGCCAACTGCAGATGACTACTCAGTGAGCCTTGGGGCTGCTTCCACTGTTTGTGGTGTTGTTATTGGTTCAATGGCTGTTGCACAAATATTTTCCTCGGTTTACTTCAGCGCATGGTCCAACAAGTCATATTTCAAACCACTTATTTTCAGCAGTATTGTTCTTTTCTTGGGGAATGTATGTTATGCAATAGCATATGATATGAAGTCCCTCACAGTCCTTATTATTGGCCGTCTACTCTGTGG GATGGGTTCTGCAAGAGCTGTAAATCGCCGGTATATTAGTGATTGTGTCCCTGCAAGGATACGCATGCAAGCTTCAGCAGGATTTGTTAGCGCAAGTGCACTTGGCATGGCCTGTGGGCCAGCACTAGCTGGTCTACTTCAGTGGAAATTTAAGATCTACATGGTTACCTTCAATCAAGCAACCCTACCTGGTTGGGTGATGGCAGTTGCATGGCTATTGTACTTAGTCTGGCTATCATTCTCGTTCAAGGAACCAAACCGTGCTACTGAGGTGAATGATGCCACACAAAATCCTGCTTCTG GACAAAGGGTGGATATTGGGCAACTGGAAAATGGACTTGCACGACCGCTGCTCACGGACGCCGAAAATAAACAAAATGGAGATGAAGATGAAGAAATTGATGATAGTGAAGAAGCTGCAGAAGATTCTCGCAAGCCTGCAACATCAATTGGCTCAGCGTACAGATTGCTTACTCCATCAGTAAAG GTTCAATTGTTGATATACTTCATGCTCAAATATGCAATGGAGATTTTACTTTCAGAGTCCAGTGTTATCACCAATCACTATTTCAGTTGGAACACAAGCGCAGTGGCAATCTTTCTAGCAATCCTTGGGTTGACAGTCCTTCCTGTTAATGCAGTTGTTGGAACATACATCAGCAATATGTTTGAGGACAG GCAACTCCTGATGGTATCCCAAATTACTTTGCTAGTAGGCATTATTTTCAGCTTCAAAGTTACGAGCAGGTATTCAGTCGTCCAGTATGTTGCCTCAGCACTCATCACGTTTGTTTCTGCTGAAGTTCTTGAAG GCGTGAACCTCTCACTCCTATCAAGCGTGATGTCGTCCCGCCTCTCCCGTGGCACCTACAACGGTGGGCTCCTCTCGACGGAGGCCGGGACCCTGGCGAGGGTGGTCGCCGACTGCACCATCACGGCCGCAGGGTACCTGGGCGTGGGGAAGCTCCTAAACATCACCCTGCTGCCGTCCCTGGTGATCTGCGCAACGTCCATCACGTGCACCTTCCTGACGTACAACTCGCTCTTCTAA
- the LOC112889279 gene encoding pentatricopeptide repeat-containing protein At1g60770, whose translation MATRVKDVARRSTKKYVEEALYRRLFRKGSTPQAVREELDGFLDSRKRAFKWEVGVCVRRMRRNALYRPALKLSEVMARRGMNPTVSDQAIHLDLVAKSRGIAAAEKYFLDLPETSKTHLTYGALLNCYCKKLMTEKAESLMEKMKELNFAFTAMSYNSLMTLYTKVNQPEKVPSIIQDMKADDVLPAVFTYNVWMRALAAVKDIPGVERVIEEMKRDGRVDPDWTTYSNLASIYVDAGLFEKAEAALKELERRNTSNDIEAYQFLITLYGRTRNLMEVHRVWRSLKRNCPRKANMSYLNMIQVLSNLKDLPAAEACFKEWEAQYIHPPKKNTKGSEASTAEPESSPNAPSNESDVNGTKGAEELELKHPKYDIRVANAMIRAYIAEGMLDKAVALKKRAKRRGGRLNAKTWEIFMDHYLKAGDLKMAHWCADRAMKKGHSGGRIWVPPHSVTETLMGYFEKNKDVDGAEQYVGALKKVQKDLGVLVFEPLVRTYAAAGKKFPGMRQRLKIENVEVGEETARLLDSICVDQ comes from the exons atgGCGACGCGGGTGAAGGACGTGGCGCGGCGGTCGACAAAGAAGTACGTCGAGGAGGCTCTGTACCGGCGGCTGTTCCGGAAGGGGTCGACGCCGCAGGCGGTGCGGGAGGAGTTGGACGGCTTCCTCGACAGCCGGAAGCGGGCGTTCAAGTGGGAGGTGGGCGTTTGCGTCCGCCGGATGCGGCGGAACGCGCTCTATCGGCCGGCGCTCAAG CTTTCTGAAGTTATGGCCAGAAGAGGCATGAATCCTACTGTCAGTGATCAAGCAATCCACCTGGACCTCGTTGCCAAATCGAGAGGCATTGCTGCTGCTGAGAAGTACTTTTTGGACCTCCCAGAAACTTCCAAGACTCATCTCACATATGGCGCTCTTCTAAATTGTTACTGCAAAAAGTTGATGACTGAGAAGGCTGAGTCACTTATGGAGAAAATGAAGGAGCTCAACTTTGCTTTTACTGCCATGTCCTATAACAGCTTGATGACACTGTACACCAAAGTCAACCAACCTGAGAAGGTCCCCAGTATCATTCAGGACATGAAGGCCGATGATGTATTACCAGCTGTCTTTACTTATAATGTTTGGATGAGGGCGCTTGCAGCTGTCAAAGACATACCAGGGGTTGAGAGGGTGATTGAAGAGATGAAACGGGATGGCCGTGTTGATCCTGATTGGACAACATACAGTAACCTGGCCTCCATATACGTTGACGCTGGACTGTTTGAGAAGGCAGAAGCTGCTCTTAAGGAGCTTGAGAGGCGGAACACTAGCAATGATATTGAAGCATACCAGTTCCTTATTACATTATATGGGAGGACACGAAATTTAATGGAAGTTCATCGTGTTTGGCGGTCATTGAAGCGGAATTGTCCTAGAAAGGCAAACATGAGTTATCTTAACATGATTCAGGTTTTGTCCAATCTGAAGGATTTGCCTGCTGCTGAAGCCTGTTTCAAAGAGTGGGAAGCCCAGTACATCCATCCACCTAAGAAGAACACAAAGGGCTCTGAGGCATCCACTGCAGAACCAGAATCTTCACCCAATGCGCCTAGTAATGAGTCTGATGTCAACGGAACCAAGGGAGCGGAGGAGCTCGAACTGAAGCATCCAAAATATGACATCCGGGTTGCAAATGCTATGATTAGAGCATATATCGCAGAGGGTATGCTTGACAAGGCTGTTGCTCTGAAGAAGCGTGCCAAGAGGCGTGGTGGAAGACTGAACGCCAAGACATGGGAGATCTTCATGGATCATTACCTCAAGGCTGGGGATCTCAAGATGGCTCATTGGTGCGCGGACCGTGCGATGAAGAAGGGACACAGCGGCGGCAGGATCTGGGTGCCACCACACAGTGTGACCGAGACCCTGATGGGCTACTTTGAGAAGAACAAAGATGTAGATGGAGCTGAGCAATATGTCGGAGCTCTGAAGAAGGTGCAGAAGGACCTGGGCGTGCTGGTCTTCGAGCCCCTGGTACGGACGTACGCAGCTGCCGGGAAGAAGTTCCCCGGGATGCGGCAGCGGCTCAAGATCGAGAATGTGGAAGTCGGGGAGGAAACTGCCAGGCTGCTCGATTCCATCTGCGTCGACCAATAG
- the LOC112889281 gene encoding uncharacterized protein LOC112889281: MSRKEAEPAEGDGSSASGADEGGSGSGSGGELADALARRRLYREVTLALRSGLRDAKADFSFLRERGLRSLLGFLRSTASAADDARLLLFRHSQSIPDLQVVPVLFQNSLHQPKEDPVVTLDHIFGTEPMRITSPSTDSEIALALRVLEGCCLLYSRCTALAHKYKAVKVLLNILASRGPTEQGVCLDALISVMLESPSNQMDFEEYSGLEKVAELLKDVQVEKHIRLKCGEFLLLLIGHVYVKENSPIHEQMKNLFGEQCASLIWAASRFGSTLDAEQRQMTLQIQAMRVVESLEPY, translated from the exons ATGAGTCGGAAGGAGGCAGAGCCGGCAGAAGGGGATGGGTCTTCTGCGTCGGGTGCGGATGAGGGAGGAAGTGGCAGTGGCAGTGGCGGAGAGCTGGCGGATGCGCTCGCGCGGCGGCGTTTGTACCGGGAGGTGACACTGGCGCTGCGCTCGGGGCTGCGTGATGCCAAGGCGGACTTctccttcctccgcgagcgtGGTCTCCGCAGCCTCCTCGGTTTTCTTCGCTCCACGGCATCCGCGGCCGACGACGCGCGGCTGCTCCTTTTCCGCCACTCCCAATCCATCCCCGATCTCCAAG TTGTTCCTGTTCTCTTCCAGAATTCATTGCATCAACCGAAGGAAGATCCTGTTGTGACGTTGGATCATATTTTTGGAACCGAACCAATGAGGATTACAAGCCCCTCAACAGATTCTGAAATTGCTCTTGCTCTTAGAGTCTTGGAAGGCTGTTGCCTTTTATATAGCCGATGCACAGCTCTAGCCCACAAATACAAGGCTGTGAAG GTGCTCTTGAATATATTAGCCAGCCGAGGTCCAACTGAGCAAGGAGTGTGCTTGGACGCACTGATATCAGTGATGTTGGAGTCACCCTCAAATCAGATG GATTTTGAGGAATACAGTGGGCTCGAAAAGGTTGCTGAACTTTTAAAGGATGTGCAAGTAGAAAAGCATATAAG ATTGAAATGCGGGGAGTTCCTATTGTTGCTCATTGGCCATGTTTATGTGAAGGAAAACTCTCCCATACATGAACAAATGAAAAATCTATTTGGTGAGCAGTGCGCATCACTCATATGGGCAGCAAGCCGGTTCGGCTCCACCCTTGACGCAGAGCAAAGGCAGATGACTTTGCAAATACAAGCAATGAGAGTTGTCGAATCCTTGGAGCCCTACTAA